In Numidum massiliense, a single genomic region encodes these proteins:
- a CDS encoding DUF2292 domain-containing protein, with protein MQRLTGILQRLQFGSVTLVVQNGQVIQIETNEKVRLK; from the coding sequence TTGCAGCGTTTAACAGGTATTTTGCAACGGTTGCAATTCGGTTCGGTGACGCTAGTAGTACAAAATGGTCAAGTCATTCAAATCGAGACAAACGAGAAAGTGCGGTTAAAGTGA
- a CDS encoding DUF4176 domain-containing protein, which produces MLPIGSVICLHDGTVPLMIVGRKTVVGNDSMTEDVYFDYMGCFYPEGITDEDVTFFNEEDIKDVIFRGYVTKEEEEVVGMMEEWEQLTPLAKGNMAENNAPPVQGKSAESGDTDGL; this is translated from the coding sequence ATGCTGCCGATCGGGTCTGTCATATGTCTTCACGATGGAACTGTCCCGTTAATGATCGTCGGTCGGAAAACTGTCGTCGGTAACGACAGCATGACCGAGGATGTTTACTTTGACTATATGGGTTGTTTTTATCCGGAAGGCATCACCGACGAGGATGTGACGTTTTTTAACGAAGAAGACATTAAAGATGTCATTTTCCGCGGGTATGTGACTAAAGAAGAGGAAGAAGTTGTCGGGATGATGGAGGAATGGGAGCAATTGACTCCACTTGCCAAAGGAAATATGGCCGAGAATAATGCGCCGCCCGTGCAAGGTAAATCCGCAGAATCGGGTGATACCGATGGATTATGA